One part of the Oceanihabitans sp. IOP_32 genome encodes these proteins:
- a CDS encoding retropepsin-like aspartic protease gives MSQTLQEFLLDRDYTKVKLKLTKTNHFEVKATINGVKGLFILDTGASNSCVGFEAVETFNLFAEDSLIKAAGAGAIDMDTQMSKKNKLKIGKWKNDKVVLVLFNLSHVNTALISHNAKPVDGIIGADILKKGKAIIDYDKKYLYLKL, from the coding sequence ATGAGTCAAACATTGCAGGAGTTTTTGCTCGATAGAGATTATACTAAAGTAAAACTAAAGCTTACCAAAACCAATCATTTTGAAGTAAAAGCAACCATTAATGGGGTAAAAGGTCTTTTTATCTTAGATACAGGAGCTTCTAATTCTTGTGTTGGTTTTGAGGCGGTGGAAACCTTTAATCTCTTTGCCGAAGATTCTCTAATTAAGGCCGCTGGTGCAGGCGCTATTGACATGGACACCCAAATGTCTAAAAAGAACAAATTAAAAATTGGAAAATGGAAAAACGATAAAGTGGTTTTAGTGTTATTTAATTTGTCGCATGTTAATACCGCTTTAATTAGTCATAACGCAAAACCTGTTGATGGTATTATTGGTGCCGATATATTAAAAAAAGGAAAAGCTATTATTGATTACGATAAGAAATATTTGTACTTAAAACTTTAA
- a CDS encoding response regulator gives MTSNSIVIADDHPLMLRGLSDFLISKGFNVVGKAQDGNVAYNLIVKLKPKIAILDIRMPYKTGLEIAEACQKNNLDTKIILITFDKEEDIYDKAVALGVYGYILKEFAIEEIETCIAHVVKNKSYFSEEIASYLSRTNLENKPKGLELLSKSELKILKLIAENKTSKAIANELSVSVRTVEKHRSNMVAKLGLDKKPTSLSVWASLNRNFL, from the coding sequence ATGACAAGTAATAGCATTGTTATAGCAGACGACCACCCGCTTATGCTTAGGGGGTTGTCTGATTTTTTAATCTCTAAAGGATTTAATGTTGTCGGTAAAGCTCAAGATGGTAATGTTGCCTATAATCTTATCGTGAAGTTAAAACCTAAAATTGCCATTTTAGATATTAGAATGCCATACAAAACGGGATTAGAAATTGCCGAAGCTTGCCAGAAAAACAATCTGGACACTAAAATAATTTTAATAACATTCGACAAAGAAGAAGACATTTATGATAAAGCCGTTGCGCTTGGTGTTTATGGTTATATTTTAAAAGAGTTTGCTATTGAAGAGATTGAAACGTGCATCGCACATGTTGTAAAGAACAAATCTTATTTTAGTGAAGAAATAGCCTCCTATTTAAGTCGTACTAATTTAGAAAACAAACCCAAAGGCCTAGAGCTTTTAAGTAAGTCTGAACTCAAAATTCTAAAACTTATTGCAGAAAATAAAACCAGTAAAGCTATTGCCAACGAGTTAAGTGTTTCTGTGAGAACGGTAGAAAAGCATCGCAGTAATATGGTAGCCAAATTGGGTTTAGATAAAAAACCAACTTCACTTTCCGTTTGGGCCAGTTTAAACCGAAATTTTTTATAG